In the genome of Candidatus Acidiferrales bacterium, the window GGCTCTCGGCCCGGAGGCGCCTCGCCCCTATTCCATCGGGGCGAGCGCCCTGTATCCCTAGCATAGATAATTTCCTGCTGTCAACGGTCGGTCGGGTCGCCCGACAAAAGCCAAAGTCTCCCAGAACGACCCGGGTTTGGCAACCATGAAATGTGCCTCCCTCTCTGAGGAAATGCTTCCGGCCGGCTGCTCGCTATGTGCCGGGCGACGCCTCCGCGACCGTGGCCCCGCCGCAGGATGAGCCGGCTCCCGCCGTGCAGCCGTAACAATGATTGCGCGTTTCAATCGCGCGGCGGTCAAGACGCGAAGGATCGAAATCGCGGATGTGCGCCGGAAGACCGGAATTCACGGGTAGCTCGAGCATTTGATTGAAATCGCAATCATAGAGCCGACCGTCCCATCCGACGGATAACATCGCCCGGCACATCACCCCGGCTGCCGCCGCCGGATTGAACGCGTGCGCCAGCTTCTCCATGTACGATTCGTAGTTACCGCTGGCCAGGAGGAATTTGAGGAACCGGCTGATGGGCATGTTGGTGATGGCGTAGAGATGGTCAAAAACAACTCCATGCCTTTGCTCGAGTTCTCGCTTGAATTGCCGCTCGATGCCGGATTGCGCCGGGGGCAGAAACGCCCCGACCGGGTTATATACGAGATTCAAAGTCAGCCCGGATCCCTCTCGCCCGTAGCCGAGCCGGTTGAGCTTCTGAAGGGCTTCGATCGATTTTTCAAACACACCTTCGCCCCGCTGGGCGTCGGTCTGGGCCTCCCGATAGTAGGGCAAGGAGGCGACGATTTCCACGCGGTGGCTGGCCAAAAATTCGGCCAGATTGCCTTGGGACGGCAGCAGCAGGACAGTGAGGTTCGACCGGTCAATCACGTGCCGGCCAAGCTTTTTGACCCCTTCCACGAGCCACCGGAAATGAGGGTTCAGCTCCGGCGCTCCGCCGGTAATGTCCACGGTGGGAATTTGGGAGCGGCTCAGGGCCGCCAGGCAGAGTTCCATTGTCTCGCGCGTCATGATCTCCCGCCGATCCGGTCCGGCATCCACGTGGCAGTGGCGGCAGGTCTGGTTGCAAAGTTTTCCCACGTTGATCTGAAGGGCGGTGATGCCCGTCGCGGCAAGCGGAAAGAGACCGGCGCGGCGAAGGCTTTGGCCAAATGGAGGAATGCCATTGGAAGAACCGAGCACGCACCGTTGCTCCGCCGCTGAAGCCAGGGGATTGCCGAGCGCGATCAAACTGGGAGACATGCCTTCCCTCCCTCCCCGCCGTCGAAACCCTACCGAGGTCTCACATCG includes:
- the arsS gene encoding arsenosugar biosynthesis radical SAM (seleno)protein ArsS (Some members of this family are selenoproteins.); its protein translation is MSPSLIALGNPLASAAEQRCVLGSSNGIPPFGQSLRRAGLFPLAATGITALQINVGKLCNQTCRHCHVDAGPDRREIMTRETMELCLAALSRSQIPTVDITGGAPELNPHFRWLVEGVKKLGRHVIDRSNLTVLLLPSQGNLAEFLASHRVEIVASLPYYREAQTDAQRGEGVFEKSIEALQKLNRLGYGREGSGLTLNLVYNPVGAFLPPAQSGIERQFKRELEQRHGVVFDHLYAITNMPISRFLKFLLASGNYESYMEKLAHAFNPAAAAGVMCRAMLSVGWDGRLYDCDFNQMLELPVNSGLPAHIRDFDPSRLDRRAIETRNHCYGCTAGAGSSCGGATVAEASPGT